The genomic DNA agaattttcgtagcaaacaaaattaacttttgattaaatttttattcacataaatttaaataaaatgaattgtacaatttatattttatacttaattcaattaattcaatgtatatgaatttagaaagtcaatgtaatgtacaatatgttagattcaaagtccatgtagtgtataagttaaattcattgtattttacatagaaaatattcaatgtatattaggaaaattcaaagtacatgaattaatttaattaattgtattttacatagaaagtattcaatgtatgtgtagtcataaaatatattatatatactgtATATACTAGATTGGGGGAAAAATTATACAAACAAAACAATGGCTTCTCATCTAAAAGGTGTCACAAAATCAACAATGACGGATGAAGGAAGAAAAGCATTATGTGAGTATAGAAGAGATTGCAAACACCATCCTTGAAAATAGTGTTGAAGATGATCTTGAAGACGATACAACACCGTTGGAGCCGGTTACACGTAAAGAAGCACCCAAGGCATCAAAAATGCTTAATAACTTTTTGATGCAACATGAAAGCACCACACCCGAGTTTTTGGATGCAATAAGTAAGATTAGGGATGAGCTtcatgttgatttaaattatatgaaaaaacaaattacaattgaatcatattttacaaagatgtaatagctatatttttatgaatataagggaattattaatttatagttttattgggaccatatttttatacagggttttcaaaaaaattattatcttattatcttatcgaaattgatcattttttgaactggctcaagtcgggaccggacaaaattattaatttagagagattattaattaatcgagtaTTAATTTACAGAGGTTTTACTGTATGTGAGAgtgcttttgaaacaacaagtaGCATTATGTAAAAAGTACCGCTTCATTTGGATCCATCTATTCCATTTTTTATCGGGAAACTTTCTCGAGTAATCTAGAATATTATAATAATTTCTTGTAAATAAAGAAAACTCTAAAATAATGTGAAATGTACTTAGAAGATATATTAGATAGATATTTTAGTTGGAAAACCCTAGAACCACTACTAGAAAAATGtcattagacatcggttataaatCGATTTTTTTTCATACcgatgtcttcgcatgtgtagagaaagATCGGGGTATTTAACATCGATTTTTAGCTGTTGTTAAGGATGTACATATACATCAGTTTTCTTAGCAaactgatgtataattagcccttATTTTTAATAACATTTTAAAACTACATTGTGAAAAATGATAATTAGGAGGTTAATAAGCACTATAAACATATAACAAGGAAGAACTTTAAACTAATAGACATCaaattctttaaaaaaataatgtCTTACTCTATATTTTACATCGATTTATTTacgaaaccgatgttaaatattTCATATCATATCAGTTTCACTTAGGTTAGCGATGTTAAATATGGCATATCACATCGATTTCACTTAGATTAGCGAAGTGAAAGTCTCTATATACATCATTTTTAACCGATGTTAAATATGTCATATCATATCAGTTTGACTTAGGTTAGCGATATTAAATATGGCGTATTACATCGGTTTCACTTAGATTAGTGATGTGAAAGTCCCTATATACATCAATTTTCCTGTCAAAATTGTTGTGTTTTGCTTATTTTTTAAATCAGTTGGTTAATAATTAAATGATGTTATATCTATCCAAGATACATCATTCtctttaattaaaataaaagctatatcaataaaaaataatcttaaacAACAAAAATGTACCAAAAAACTTATATATCAACATTCAACCAACATATTACTATATCTAAATCTACATCAACATTAAAAACTATCTACTTACACATCACATTCCTAACCTATCTAGCTCACTAAAGGAGCATCATATATTGAAAAAGTAGAACTTGTTCTGAATTTGAGTTCGTGAACCACTTCAGTCATCGAAAGCCTACTATCTGTATTTTCTTGGCAACATTTGAGGGCTAAGCTCAAAAACCTTTCCACACACTCGGAAGGATATGACCCCATTCTTTTATCAATGACTGAGAACATCATGCCAGATCGAAATGCATTATTGACCTGATGCAGATGCAAAATTAAAAATAAGATTTTAAACGAGCACACAACATATATTGGTTGGCCGTGTTTTTGCCAGTAACCTTACTTAGTACATTATATATGATGTTAGACAAATACAGGAAAAGGCAGGGGTAAAACTTGCCTCCCGAACAATATTTTTCCCATGCGAGATTGGATGCATACCAGTCAAAAGCTCTAAAAGTACAACACCAAAGCTATAAACATCACTTATGTGGGTTAGTTTATGAGTAAGAAAGTACTCTGGATCAAGATACCCATGCAAAGATCGTACATTAGATTCATGCTCGGACCAATAACAAAGGGCTACCTTAACTAAAGCTGTCTACATTTGCCAGCACGTCATTGTACTTAACTAAGTTTTGATCAGATTGTAATACCAATTACATGTTCTCGGGTTATATGAAGTGGAGAAGACTAAAGACTGTATATCTGAATTTATAGATCTAGTGAACATCcccatttttttattttctctaaagATTTGGCTTGTTAAGCAGTATAGTTTTCTCCTGTGGTGATACAAGTTGCTAATTTATTGATTATTAAAAAACTCTTAAGGTACTGATATGTGGTATTTATGGAAACCCGTAAAGAAGCTACATGACATAATGCAACAATATAATTTTTTAACATTGATAGCGGTTAACAGTAATGATTGGAAAATGTACCTCAATAAGCTCATTTGAAGCAACATAACCTATTGCTTCTTCAAGGGTCATCTGCACCAAAAAATGCATAACATATTCGAAATAAACAAACTATAGTCAAGTCCATAAGATTATTTTGATCCTTCACCATTCCACTTTATCCCATCATAAAAAGTGGAGGAGATTTGAAGGATGACGATGAGTACTTATCATTCTCATTGTTTTCGCCTTCTTTTTCAAAAAGGCTCAAGCATTTAAAAAGGGATGATAAAGAAAAGATTAACACAGAAAAGACAAGTACCCTTGATCTGACTATATGAATGTAACAATATTCTAAGTAAGATCTTGAAGTAGTACTACTTCCAGGAAGCTCATTTGCAATTTGTCTTGTATCATTGCAGGTATTAAAAAAAAGAGCAATGTACCACCTGTACGTATGTACTACTTATATATATGAATTGCTTCAGCTATAACTTGATCACTGAGTTAATTATATTGTTCACACACACCACAATAAAGAGGGGCTACGGACAAAATGAAGATGAGAAAATTTCATGTGCATATTTAGTATATGAAAGATTGTTAATGCAAACACCTTCGACATATATACACTGTCATGTATAATATGTACTTGTGAACTTAACATATGGATACTACATTTGCAACTTACAACTTAGGAGGGACTAGATAATTTTTTCCTTGATTAGAGAAATACCGATTTATATCTAGAATGTAGATCATTGTATTTAGTGTACATTGAAAAACCAAACCCCATATGATAATTTTCTTACTTTACTATAGTTAATTGAATATTCAGGCCTTGGAATTGACAATGGAATCTGCTGGTCTTATGACATTCATATGTGTTTATACTTTTGAAGTTCTATATATTGTACTTAATCTCACATCTTTATAAAGCACTGTCTTATAAATAATGGTTAAGGGCGAGTTTCAAATAAGGAAAGGCTGTGCGCAAACTTAATAAGCTTCATCCTCAGAACCTTCTCCAGTAATTAAACTAGGATGATCCTGTGACGAGTAAACTATTAGGGCCTTTTCTTCGGTGATTATATAGTTCATAATACGAGTATTACTATAAAGCTCCAATTCAAGCCCGCCAAGCACAGATGATAGAGTGCAAATTCAAGTAAACATATATATACTCACAAAATTGATCATGAAAGAAATATACAGATCTAGCTAGCTCACCAGGAATAAGAACTCTCCACATAACTGAGGTTCTTGTAATTAAGAAACTCTCTGGATCCTTATAATTATATGTAGTGTTAAACCTCTACCTAGAGGTGGAGCTCATTAAGGTAAAACTAATAATTAGGTACAAAAGTAGGAATTGAGGACAACTTGACATAATCTATAAGAAAGTGGTAAAACTTGGTAATAATTGTCAACCTCCATTCCAGAATTCATAAAGAGAGTTACACGGGGCTCTAAACGACGCAACGCATAGGCTGTTATAAGTCCACGGCCCATTGATACCTGTCAAACAAAATTATATAAATGAGATGCATAAAATTACATAACAGAAAATGTAAAATTGGCATTTGTCAAAGTCATTGCAGATTAGCAACGTAGTACCTCTTCTTCATACCTCTCATTATTATGATGCTGCTTATTGTTGCACTTTTTCTCTTGAGCATTTTATCAAACATCTTCCTAGCAATAAAATCCCGCAGTACAATTAAACAAAACTACGTAGTCGAGGTTATCAACGAGTTTCCTCCTCGGATGAACCCTTCACTCTCTTCCTCTTTTTTTTCTAACTACTCTCACCTTTACTAATCCGCTTCTTCTCCGACTTACTAACCTTCCCCTTCCCCTCCTTCCCATCTCCCTTCTCCGCACCTCCACCATTCTCATCATCAAAATCCAAAACTCTCTTCGTCACTTTCCGCACTTCTCCATCCACACCCAAAATACCCCAATTAGACAAAAAAATCCAGGAGTAAAAAGTCaaaaaaaatgaataaatgaaGTTGAGTAGATAaacaaaatcaagaaaatcaggtAGACATGAGAATAGATCGGAAAAAATAAAATAGGTTTGTACCAATCAAGCTCGATTTATGAATTAATCGTGTTTAATTCATATAAATAGGGGTTTTAGGTTTAGAGAGAGTGAGTGAGAAGAGAGAcagtgagagatgagagagaacTTTATGAATTAATCGTGTTTAATTCATATAAATAGGGGTTTTAGGTTTAGAGAGAGTGAGTGAGAAGAGAGAcagtgagagatgagagagaacAGTGACTGTGAGAGATGAGAAGAGAGACGATAGAGTGAAATAGAAGATAGGCTGTTAGTGAGAGaggagagagaatgagagagggGGAAACATTTTTCATCAAGGGAAAAAACTGAGAATAAAAACTTTGTTAAGGGGGAATTTTTCGGTGTATTAACGAGGGAAGAAAGAAGTGGAGCTTTTTTTCTTTTAAAACGATAATTGACATCGGCTAGTT from Apium graveolens cultivar Ventura chromosome 5, ASM990537v1, whole genome shotgun sequence includes the following:
- the LOC141723791 gene encoding putative LRR receptor-like serine/threonine-protein kinase At1g06840 translates to MGRGLITAYALRRLEPRVTLFMNSGMEMTLEEAIGYVASNELIEVNNAFRSGMMFSVIDKRMGSYPSECVERFLSLALKCCQENTDSRLSMTEVVHELKFRTSSTFSIYDAPLVS